The Candidatus Nealsonbacteria bacterium CG07_land_8_20_14_0_80_39_13 genomic interval CGGCGGCGGCGGAAAGCGAGGGCGGGCAAAAATTCCTGGTGGACGTCCACTCTCCAACCCCCTTCCTTTTTGCCCGGCCGAGCGTTCAGTTTGGCGCGCGGAGCGCGCCATCAGTTCCGTTCAAAAAAGGTTCTGATTTCGTCAAACAAATGCATAGCGTAAGAACGTTAATTTTGCTTAGCAAAATTAACGTTCAACTCTGTTGGAACGATTAAATTTTCTTTGAAAATTTATTGCGTTCCGCATAAATTAAAATCAAAGGTTGCTGGGGTCTGCCGGCAATTTTAACGGTTAGGCGGTTAGCAGTTCCTTGCAGACGGAGCCGTTTTTCATTGAAAAAAGGGATAAAAAATGATATTCTTTAGAGCATGGAAGATTTTTCTAAAAAAGAAAAAGAAACAATAAAATTTTGGAAAGAGAACGAAATCTTTGAGAAAAGCTCAAGGAAAAAGGCAAGAGCCCAAAGCTTTGTTTTCTATGAAGGCCCTCCTACAGCTAATGCCGCTCCCGGGCTTCATCACGCCTTAGCCAGAGTTTTTAAAGATATTATTCCCCGCTATAAGACAATGAGGGGTTTTAATGTCGCCAGAAAAGCCGGCTGGGATACTCACGGTTTGCCGGTAGAACTTCAAATTGAAAAGAAGCTTGGCCTGAAAAACAAGAAAGATATTGAAACTTACGGGATAGCTAAATTTAATGAAGAATGCCGAAAATCAGTTTGGGAATATAAGGCGATTTTTGAGGAAATGACGGAGAGAATAGGTTATTGGGTGGATATGAAACATCCTTACATTACTTATGAAAATAATTACATTGAGAGCCTGTGGTGGATTATAAAAGAAATTTACAGTAAAGGGCTTCTTTTCCAGAGAAAGAAAGTTGTCCCTTATTGTCCGAGGTGTGGTACTACTCTTTCTTCGCACGAAGTGGCTCAAGGTTATAAAAAAGTGAAAGAGCCGGCTATTTTCGTTAAGTTCAGGATAAAAAATCCGGAATTTAATTCTTCTTTTCTGCTCGTCTGGACAACAACGCCATGGACCATTCCCGGCAATGTGGCCATAGCGGTTAATCCAAATTTTTCTTATGCGAAAGTCAAAACCGGGGACAATGAATATCTGATACTGTCTGAAAATAGAATTGAGGCCTGCGGAGTCAAAGGAGAGGTTATTGAAAAAATTAAAGGAAAAGATTTAGTCGGCTTAAGATATGAGGCTCCTTACCCGCCTGAAGAATCTATTTCTGCAGAAGCTTTCAGGGTTGTGCCGGCTGATTTTGTTTCTTTGGAGGATGGAACCGGCTTAGTTCACATAGCTCCGGCTTTTGGCGAAGATGATATGGAGTCCGGATTAAAAAATAATTTACCGGTTCTTCTTAATGTGAACAGGGAGGGAGAGTTTAATCTCAATGTGAAGAAATGGGCCGGACTTTTTGTGAAAGACGCTGATCCTCTAATAATTGAGGATTTGGAAAAACAAGGAATTCTTTTTAAAAAAGAATTGTATGAGCACGAATATCCCTTCTGCTGGAGATGTAAGTCGCCTTTGCTTTATTACGCCAAGGAGTCGTGGTTTATTGAGGCGACGAAGGTTAAGGAAAAAATGATGGAATCTAACCAGCGGATAAACTGGTTTCCTTCTCATTTAAGAAACGGAAGATTTGGGGAATGGCTTAAGGAAGTTAAGGATTGGGCATTGTCCCGCGAGAGATATTGGGGCACGCCTTTGCCTGTTTGGAAATGCAAGAGCTGTAATAATTTGATGGTGGTCGGTTCAAAAGAAGATTTGCTTAATCAGGGAAAAGCCAATAATAATTATTTTATTATCAGGCACGGCGAAGCTTTGGGTAATGTGAATAAAATCGCCTCTAATTGGCCGGAAAAATTTGAAAATCCCCTAACTGAAAAGGGCAGAGAGCAAGTCTTGAAAGCGGTTAAGAAACTGAAGAACAAAAAAATAGATTTGATTTTTTGTTCTGATATTTTAAGGACAATGCAGACAGCGGAAATTATTTCCAAGGAGTTGGGCGTTAAGATTAAAACCGAAAAATCTCTCAGGGAAATTGACAACGGCATTTTGAACGGGGAAAAAATAGAAAATGTCGGTAGATTTTGGGACCCTGAAAAGAAACTTGCTCCCATGGACTATTATCTGACAAGATTTGATAAAGCAGTCCCGAAAGGGGAGAATTATTTTGAGGTGATGAAAAGGATGTATGGTTTTATGGAAAAAATAGAAGCCAAATACAAGGGCAAGAATATTTTAATGGTCGGACATCAGGCGCCTTTCTCTTTATTAGAGGGAGTTCTCAATTGCTTTGCTCCCGGACAGATTGTAAAAAATATATTTTTAGGGAAGAAAGAAATCAAAATTGGCGAAGTCAGGGAAATGGCGTTTAAAGATATTCCCTTAAATCGGAACGGCGAAGTTGATTTTCATCGGCCGTTTATTGATGAAATAAAATTACATTGCGAAAGATGCGGCGGAGAAGCGGAGAGATTCCCGGATGTTTTGGATTGCTGGTTTGATTCCGGAGCAATGCCTTACGCCCAGCATCATTATCCCTTTGAAAATAAGGGGCTCATGGATTCGCAATTTCCGGCAGATTATATTTCCGAAGCCATAGACCAGACAAGGGGTTGGTTCTATACCCTTCACGTTCTTTCTAATATTTTGAGGGGTGATTTGGCTTATAAAAATGTCGTCTGTTTAGGCCATATCTTAGACGAGAAGGGGGAGAAGATGTCCAAGTCAAAGGGGAATATTGTCCTGCCTGATGAAATAATTGAGAAGTATGGAGCTGATGCCATTCGGTGGTGGTTTTTTACCGTCAACCAGCCGGGCGAATCAAAGGTTTTTTCTGAAAAAGATATAGCCGGATGCTTGAGAAAATTCATTATGACCTTTTGGAATTGCTATGTTTTTTATAATACATACGCAAAGAAAAGTGTCAGTGGTAATCAGCGCTTAAATCAGCGCAAATCAGTAGATATCTTGGACAAGTGGATTCTTTCCAGATTGAATGGGCTGATTTTAGAAACAACAACCTTGCTTGATAATTACGATATTACAAAAGCGGCCAGAACGATAGAAGACTTTATCGTTAATGATCTCTCTCTTTGGTACATAAGGAGATCAAGAAAAAAGTTCCAGAAGCCGAAAACTGAAAAGGATCTTGAAACAGCTTCTAAATTCCTCGGTTATATACTGCTTGTTTTGAGTAAGATTACAGCGCCATTCATTCCTTTCTTAAGCGAAGAAATTTATCAAGAAATTTCAGGTTTAAAGTTTCCCGCTTTCGCTAAAGCTTCGGCTGGTAAGCAAATTTCGGAATCTGTCCATTTGGAGGATTGGCCGAAAGCGGACAAGAAAAAGATTGACAAAGAGCTGGAGAAAAATATGGCTGAAATCAGAGGTACCATCGTTTTGGCTTTAGCAGAGAGAGCTAAGGCGGGCATTAAGGTAAGACAGCCATTGAGAAAGTTAAAAATTCAAAGTTCAAAGTTCAAAATTGACAAAAAAATGGCTAAAGAGCTGTTGGAGTTGTTGAAAGATGAGATTAATGTCAAGGAAATAGTTTTTGATGCGGAGCTTAAACAGGCGATAGAGCTTGATACGGAAATTACTCCGGAACTGAAGGAGGAGGGGACTATCAGGGAAATTATCAGGAATATCCAAGACATGAGAAAGGAAGCCGGATTGAAGTCAGTGGATATTGTTTCTGTTGAGTTTTTAGCAAAATCGGAGCTGGGTAAGCTCCTTGAGAAAAATAAGGAAGCGGTTCTGAGGGATGCTAAAATAAAAGGCCTTGAGGAGAGAAAAACAGCCAAAGCCGGCCTTATTCTGGAAAAAGAGATAATGATAGACGGCGAAGTCCTCTGGCTCGCCCTCAAACAACAATAAATTTTAATTGGAGCCGAACCATCCCTTTATCGTCCCCCAAATACTGTTTCTTCTTTCCTCTTCTTTGGTGTCAACGGTTATTTCCTCGAACGCTTCTTTAATTTCTCCAGGGGTTTTGTTGCGGGCTTAACCTTTTTCTCAATTGCATCTTTATCGATATCTTTGTTCAAATTGATATTTTTATCCAACGTTCTTAATACTTTTAAAAATGCTTCCCTATCTTGTTTTCTTTTTTCCATTTTTCCGTCTTCATTGAGGGCTTCAAATAAAACCTCTTCACCTCTCAATCCGAAAAGCTTTTTCTTGACTTCTGCTTTTTTTTAGTAGATTATGTATTTTTGCGAATTCTTCGCCGGATGCCTTATAAAACTCTCCAGCCTTTTTATCTNNNNNNNNNNNNNNNNNNNNNNNNNNNNNNNNNNNGCTATT includes:
- a CDS encoding isoleucine--tRNA ligase, producing MEDFSKKEKETIKFWKENEIFEKSSRKKARAQSFVFYEGPPTANAAPGLHHALARVFKDIIPRYKTMRGFNVARKAGWDTHGLPVELQIEKKLGLKNKKDIETYGIAKFNEECRKSVWEYKAIFEEMTERIGYWVDMKHPYITYENNYIESLWWIIKEIYSKGLLFQRKKVVPYCPRCGTTLSSHEVAQGYKKVKEPAIFVKFRIKNPEFNSSFLLVWTTTPWTIPGNVAIAVNPNFSYAKVKTGDNEYLILSENRIEACGVKGEVIEKIKGKDLVGLRYEAPYPPEESISAEAFRVVPADFVSLEDGTGLVHIAPAFGEDDMESGLKNNLPVLLNVNREGEFNLNVKKWAGLFVKDADPLIIEDLEKQGILFKKELYEHEYPFCWRCKSPLLYYAKESWFIEATKVKEKMMESNQRINWFPSHLRNGRFGEWLKEVKDWALSRERYWGTPLPVWKCKSCNNLMVVGSKEDLLNQGKANNNYFIIRHGEALGNVNKIASNWPEKFENPLTEKGREQVLKAVKKLKNKKIDLIFCSDILRTMQTAEIISKELGVKIKTEKSLREIDNGILNGEKIENVGRFWDPEKKLAPMDYYLTRFDKAVPKGENYFEVMKRMYGFMEKIEAKYKGKNILMVGHQAPFSLLEGVLNCFAPGQIVKNIFLGKKEIKIGEVREMAFKDIPLNRNGEVDFHRPFIDEIKLHCERCGGEAERFPDVLDCWFDSGAMPYAQHHYPFENKGLMDSQFPADYISEAIDQTRGWFYTLHVLSNILRGDLAYKNVVCLGHILDEKGEKMSKSKGNIVLPDEIIEKYGADAIRWWFFTVNQPGESKVFSEKDIAGCLRKFIMTFWNCYVFYNTYAKKSVSGNQRLNQRKSVDILDKWILSRLNGLILETTTLLDNYDITKAARTIEDFIVNDLSLWYIRRSRKKFQKPKTEKDLETASKFLGYILLVLSKITAPFIPFLSEEIYQEISGLKFPAFAKASAGKQISESVHLEDWPKADKKKIDKELEKNMAEIRGTIVLALAERAKAGIKVRQPLRKLKIQSSKFKIDKKMAKELLELLKDEINVKEIVFDAELKQAIELDTEITPELKEEGTIREIIRNIQDMRKEAGLKSVDIVSVEFLAKSELGKLLEKNKEAVLRDAKIKGLEERKTAKAGLILEKEIMIDGEVLWLALKQQ